In Bacillus sp. Cs-700, one genomic interval encodes:
- a CDS encoding phosphoadenylyl-sulfate reductase: MEWLYESWSGEEPEFNQHSDTKGALEVLNWAYQTYKEDIVYACSFGVEGIVLIDLISRVNEEAEIVFLDTGLHFEETYQLIEKVKARYPKLKIKMKQPEESVEEQALSKGEALWEKDPGQCCNLRKIVPLHEELDGVSAWISGLRREQSPLRQKTNYLNRDKKFQSIKVCPLIHWTWKEVWRYVYEKDLPYNPLHDQGYPSIGCAVCTEKVLSGSDSRAGRWASQEKTECGLHLDSASSR, encoded by the coding sequence ATGGAATGGTTATATGAGAGCTGGTCAGGCGAGGAGCCGGAATTCAATCAGCATTCAGATACAAAAGGAGCATTGGAAGTTCTTAATTGGGCCTATCAAACTTATAAAGAAGACATCGTATATGCATGTAGTTTCGGTGTGGAAGGTATTGTTCTCATTGATTTGATTTCTCGCGTAAATGAGGAAGCGGAGATTGTTTTTTTAGACACCGGACTTCACTTTGAAGAAACGTATCAATTGATTGAGAAAGTAAAAGCGAGATATCCAAAGCTTAAGATAAAGATGAAGCAACCAGAAGAGTCTGTAGAAGAGCAAGCATTAAGTAAAGGGGAGGCGCTTTGGGAGAAGGATCCAGGGCAATGCTGTAATTTACGAAAAATAGTTCCTTTACATGAAGAACTAGATGGTGTAAGCGCCTGGATATCGGGCTTAAGAAGAGAACAGTCCCCTCTAAGACAAAAAACGAATTATTTAAATCGAGATAAAAAATTTCAGTCCATAAAAGTTTGTCCACTCATTCATTGGACGTGGAAGGAAGTTTGGCGCTACGTCTACGAGAAGGATTTACCATATAATCCCCTTCATGATCAAGGCTATCCAAGTATCGGCTGTGCCGTATGCACAGAAAAAGTTTTGAGCGGAAGCGATTCTAGAGCGGGAAGATGGGCAAGTCAGGAGAAAACAGAGTGCGGCTTGCATCTTGATTCCGCATCAAGCCGATGA
- a CDS encoding YezD family protein, with product MGSKEQNFSDVAARIERMLSTLKYGSITLVIQDGKVIQLERKEKERL from the coding sequence ATGGGAAGCAAGGAGCAGAACTTTTCAGACGTTGCAGCGCGTATTGAACGAATGCTTAGCACGTTGAAGTATGGATCGATTACACTTGTCATTCAAGATGGAAAGGTGATTCAACTTGAAAGAAAAGAAAAGGAACGACTTTAA
- a CDS encoding NfeD family protein: MEILSLPAVGFLVVLLSVLFLFGELLVRVKGIFGLIGILILTFYFSYHLTSLSSMVWMGLVFAVGLGLVILDGKLLNDGTFGLIGLAMMVTAVAIPSPTFLYGLLVSSGFLIGTAASFLFLRVFPARSMWTKMTLKDRLSSEMGYNSMNVEYKKLVGETAIALTPFRPSGTIEMNDKKYSAISAGSWIDKDTVVVVTSVDGTRIVVEEKKVESKRHPI; encoded by the coding sequence ATGGAAATCCTATCTTTGCCTGCAGTTGGTTTTCTTGTTGTCTTACTTAGCGTGCTTTTCTTATTCGGAGAGTTGCTTGTTCGAGTAAAAGGGATTTTTGGATTGATTGGAATCCTGATCCTTACATTCTATTTCAGTTACCATTTAACATCATTATCATCTATGGTTTGGATGGGTCTTGTGTTTGCGGTTGGTCTTGGATTAGTTATTCTAGACGGAAAACTATTGAATGACGGAACGTTCGGCCTGATTGGATTAGCAATGATGGTAACGGCAGTTGCTATACCTTCCCCGACTTTTCTGTATGGACTACTTGTTTCAAGTGGATTTTTAATTGGAACTGCGGCGTCCTTTCTATTTTTAAGAGTATTTCCTGCGAGGTCCATGTGGACGAAGATGACGTTAAAAGATCGTCTTAGTAGTGAAATGGGGTACAACTCGATGAATGTGGAGTATAAAAAATTAGTTGGAGAAACAGCTATCGCCCTTACTCCGTTTCGACCGAGTGGGACAATTGAAATGAACGATAAAAAGTATAGCGCGATTTCAGCAGGGAGCTGGATCGATAAGGATACGGTAGTTGTCGTAACCTCGGTTGATGGAACGCGCATTGTAGTAGAAGAAAAGAAAGTAGAAAGTAAGCGTCATCCGATATAA
- a CDS encoding DUF1002 domain-containing protein, translating into MFKKVMPFFLSMLLIMFIVPIVTFADASVGDVIVTLGEDLSEEQKQTLLEEMKAPDDVMTVTVSNEEEHKYLGNYISKALIGTRALSSSSITIGEKDAGLSVETKNINWVTDEMYANALITAGVKDADIYVTAPTEVSGTAALTGLIKAYELSSDEVIPEEQKQVANEELVTTAQLSDSIGADKATELMTKIKDEIATNPPETEEDMRTMIKQTASDSGIELTQEELDGLVALFNRMKNLDIDWDQMKSQLENARENLDEFLNKDETQSFIKKIIDFFIALIDGIKGVFQS; encoded by the coding sequence ATGTTTAAAAAAGTAATGCCATTTTTTCTGTCGATGTTGTTGATCATGTTCATTGTGCCAATTGTAACGTTCGCTGATGCTAGCGTTGGTGATGTCATTGTGACACTTGGTGAAGATTTATCAGAAGAGCAAAAGCAAACGCTATTAGAAGAAATGAAAGCACCAGACGATGTCATGACCGTGACAGTATCAAATGAAGAAGAGCATAAATACCTTGGAAACTATATTAGTAAAGCCTTAATTGGAACGCGTGCCTTGTCTTCTTCCTCGATTACAATTGGTGAGAAAGATGCTGGGTTAAGTGTTGAAACAAAAAATATCAACTGGGTTACAGATGAGATGTATGCCAATGCTTTAATAACAGCGGGAGTAAAAGACGCTGATATCTACGTGACAGCACCAACGGAAGTATCCGGTACGGCAGCTTTAACTGGTTTGATTAAAGCGTATGAGTTAAGTTCAGATGAAGTTATTCCTGAGGAACAGAAACAGGTTGCAAATGAAGAATTAGTAACGACTGCTCAATTAAGTGATAGCATTGGTGCTGATAAAGCAACAGAGTTAATGACGAAAATTAAAGATGAAATTGCTACAAATCCCCCTGAGACAGAAGAAGATATGAGAACGATGATTAAACAAACGGCTAGCGATTCAGGAATTGAACTAACTCAAGAAGAACTAGACGGACTTGTGGCACTGTTTAATCGAATGAAAAATCTCGATATCGACTGGGATCAAATGAAGAGTCAGCTCGAGAATGCGAGAGAAAATCTTGATGAATTTTTAAACAAAGATGAAACACAATCTTTTATTAAGAAAATAATCGATTTTTTTATTGCGCTTATTGATGGAATAAAAGGGGTATTTCAATCGTAA
- the ispG gene encoding flavodoxin-dependent (E)-4-hydroxy-3-methylbut-2-enyl-diphosphate synthase yields the protein MNEITHRSKTRPVKVGPLTIGGNDEVIIQSMTTTKTHDVEATVAEINRLEEAGCQIVRVACPDDRAADAIPEIKKRINIPLVVDIHFNYKLALKAIEGGADKIRINPGNIGRREKVEAVVKAAKEKGIPIRIGVNAGSLERKILEKYGYPTAEGMLESALHHIKILEDLDFYDIIVSMKASDVQLATEAYELAARSFDYPLHLGITESGTLFAGTVKSAAGLGVILSKGIGNTARISLSADPVEEVKVARELLKSFGLAANAATLISCPTCGRIEIDLISIANEVEEYISTIKAPIKVAVLGCAVNGPGEAREADIGIAGARGEGLLFRHGEIIRKVPEETMVEELKKEVDKIAEEHYKKMAEEKEKAEANS from the coding sequence ATGAATGAAATTACCCACCGTAGTAAAACAAGACCTGTTAAAGTAGGTCCTTTAACGATAGGCGGTAACGATGAAGTTATTATTCAAAGTATGACGACAACTAAAACGCACGATGTGGAAGCAACAGTAGCTGAAATTAATCGTCTTGAAGAAGCTGGTTGTCAGATCGTACGTGTTGCTTGTCCAGATGATCGAGCTGCAGATGCGATTCCAGAAATTAAAAAAAGAATCAATATTCCTCTTGTCGTTGACATCCATTTCAATTACAAGCTTGCCCTCAAAGCAATTGAAGGTGGAGCTGACAAGATTCGAATTAACCCAGGTAACATTGGGCGTCGTGAAAAAGTCGAGGCAGTTGTTAAGGCAGCTAAAGAAAAAGGTATTCCAATTCGTATTGGGGTAAACGCTGGTTCACTAGAGCGTAAAATCCTTGAGAAATATGGATACCCAACGGCTGAAGGTATGCTTGAAAGTGCCCTTCACCACATTAAAATTCTTGAAGACCTTGATTTCTACGATATTATTGTCTCAATGAAAGCATCTGATGTACAACTTGCTACAGAAGCTTATGAGCTCGCAGCTCGCTCATTTGATTATCCATTACACCTTGGGATCACAGAATCTGGAACGCTATTTGCTGGTACAGTAAAAAGCGCCGCTGGTTTAGGTGTTATTCTTTCTAAAGGTATTGGAAATACTGCACGTATCTCTCTAAGTGCTGACCCTGTTGAAGAAGTTAAAGTAGCTAGAGAACTTCTTAAATCATTTGGTCTCGCCGCGAATGCTGCAACATTAATTTCTTGTCCAACATGTGGACGGATTGAAATTGATTTAATTTCGATTGCAAATGAAGTTGAAGAGTATATTTCAACGATCAAAGCACCAATTAAAGTAGCTGTGCTTGGCTGCGCCGTAAACGGCCCTGGTGAAGCACGTGAAGCTGATATTGGTATTGCAGGCGCTAGAGGTGAAGGTCTTCTCTTCCGTCACGGAGAAATCATCCGCAAGGTTCCTGAAGAAACAATGGTAGAAGAATTGAAAAAAGAAGTAGATAAAATAGCAGAAGAACACTACAAGAAAATGGCAGAAGAAAAAGAGAAAGCGGAAGCTAACTCTTAA
- a CDS encoding DUF4190 domain-containing protein: protein MTEDRQDEDLDLIEEREVRAEEDYYEEAAAEVAPGVMDRPYLQSPENERPTSEEHHEHFEAKRQEQEKTGVGIGVAALALSVISLFILPVILGAAGIVVGFVARRKGLTTLGSWAIGVGAASMIISLFFAPFF, encoded by the coding sequence ATGACAGAAGACAGACAAGATGAGGATCTGGACCTGATCGAGGAGCGAGAGGTACGCGCTGAAGAGGATTATTATGAAGAAGCAGCAGCGGAAGTAGCTCCCGGTGTAATGGACCGCCCTTATTTACAGTCACCTGAAAATGAACGTCCAACTTCTGAAGAGCATCATGAACACTTTGAAGCTAAAAGACAGGAACAAGAAAAAACAGGAGTAGGTATTGGTGTAGCAGCGCTTGCTCTATCCGTTATTTCTTTGTTCATTCTTCCCGTCATTCTTGGAGCAGCGGGAATTGTGGTAGGATTTGTTGCTAGGAGAAAGGGACTGACAACGCTTGGATCATGGGCGATAGGTGTCGGTGCCGCTTCAATGATCATCAGCTTATTCTTCGCACCGTTCTTTTAG
- a CDS encoding Fur family transcriptional regulator: MNVSTALRILKEQGYKYTEKREDLVTLFAKEKRYLSARDVLNHMQRSYPGMSVDTIYRNLTLFTDLAILEETEWNGEKRYRLSCATQSHHHHLICLDCGKTRHIDSCPMEAIPVGDTGFEVTGHKFEVYGRCDECQAN, encoded by the coding sequence ATGAATGTCTCTACAGCATTGCGTATTTTAAAAGAACAAGGCTATAAATATACTGAGAAGCGCGAAGATCTTGTGACGTTATTTGCTAAAGAGAAGAGGTATCTCTCCGCAAGGGATGTACTGAATCATATGCAGAGAAGTTATCCTGGGATGAGCGTAGATACGATATACCGAAATTTGACGCTATTTACCGACCTGGCTATTTTAGAAGAGACGGAATGGAATGGTGAAAAGCGCTATCGACTTAGCTGTGCAACACAAAGTCATCATCATCACCTCATTTGCCTGGACTGCGGAAAAACACGTCATATCGATTCTTGTCCTATGGAAGCTATTCCAGTGGGGGATACAGGGTTTGAAGTAACTGGTCATAAATTTGAGGTGTACGGACGCTGTGACGAATGTCAAGCAAATTAA
- a CDS encoding metal ABC transporter permease, whose product MIQALWKFEFLQNAFLAGILIGIIAPLLGVFIVVRRQALIADALSHITLAGIAASLLLGKYSTFWQGVNPVYMGMGFSAAGSLFIEQLRKVYKHFEELAIPITLSGGIGLGVVFLSLADGFNSDLFNYLFGSVIAISRSDLMAVAIISVIVVIVVTLLYKELFFLSFDEEQAIVSGVRAKWIHFIFILLVAFVIAVSMQIVGVLLVSALMTLPVAASIRIARGFKQTIAYSIIFGEVAVLGGLVLAYYLDIAPGGTIVLLSAFILLFVLLVKRIKQWKS is encoded by the coding sequence ATGATTCAAGCTTTATGGAAATTTGAGTTTTTACAAAATGCATTTTTGGCAGGTATTTTAATTGGAATTATTGCACCGCTTCTTGGGGTATTTATTGTTGTTAGAAGACAGGCATTAATTGCCGATGCCTTATCACATATAACACTAGCTGGAATTGCCGCTAGCCTGCTTCTGGGCAAGTATTCTACATTTTGGCAAGGTGTTAATCCTGTTTATATGGGAATGGGTTTTTCAGCAGCGGGCTCGTTATTTATTGAACAGCTTCGTAAAGTATATAAGCATTTTGAAGAGCTTGCTATTCCGATTACGCTGTCTGGTGGCATTGGTTTAGGGGTAGTCTTTTTATCTTTAGCAGATGGATTTAATTCGGATTTGTTTAATTACTTATTCGGAAGTGTGATTGCTATAAGTCGAAGTGACTTAATGGCAGTTGCAATCATTAGTGTGATTGTTGTTATTGTCGTAACACTATTATATAAAGAACTGTTCTTCCTTTCATTCGATGAAGAACAAGCAATTGTATCAGGAGTAAGGGCAAAATGGATCCATTTCATTTTTATTTTACTCGTGGCATTTGTAATTGCTGTTTCAATGCAAATTGTAGGGGTGTTATTGGTTTCTGCACTAATGACGCTTCCTGTGGCCGCTAGCATTCGAATTGCACGTGGATTTAAGCAGACGATTGCCTATTCAATTATTTTCGGTGAGGTGGCTGTACTTGGAGGACTTGTCCTGGCTTATTATCTTGATATCGCGCCAGGTGGAACAATCGTTCTTTTATCAGCATTTATTTTACTGTTCGTACTTTTGGTAAAGCGAATTAAACAATGGAAATCTTAA
- a CDS encoding metal ABC transporter ATP-binding protein, protein MSTSNNLIDLKDISFHYGDGNVLEDITFSIPRGAFVGLVGPNGSGKSTLIKIIFGLLKAQKGSVHIFGKKMSKFHDWSKIGYVSQKANSFNSGFPASVFEVVSMGLTSKLGLFKFMKTNDRKAVMDALQLVGMSDFASSNIGELSGGQQQRVFIARALVSQPEILILDEPTVGVDANSTSDFYELLGKLNKDNGITLLLVTHDIGTITDKVTHVACLNKTLHFHGETNEFEQFNERELSGFYGHHVHVLSHDHDHGGF, encoded by the coding sequence ATGAGTACTTCTAATAATTTAATCGATCTTAAGGACATTTCTTTCCATTATGGAGATGGCAATGTACTAGAGGATATTACTTTCTCGATCCCTCGAGGGGCCTTTGTTGGATTGGTGGGGCCAAATGGATCTGGAAAATCAACTTTAATTAAAATTATCTTCGGTTTATTAAAAGCTCAAAAAGGCTCTGTTCATATTTTCGGTAAAAAAATGAGTAAATTTCATGATTGGAGTAAAATTGGTTACGTTTCACAAAAAGCCAATAGTTTTAATTCTGGTTTCCCTGCTTCTGTATTTGAAGTTGTTTCAATGGGACTGACAAGCAAACTTGGTTTATTCAAATTTATGAAAACAAATGATCGAAAGGCAGTCATGGATGCTCTGCAATTAGTTGGAATGAGCGATTTTGCATCCAGTAATATTGGGGAACTTTCAGGCGGCCAGCAGCAACGGGTATTTATTGCAAGAGCATTGGTCAGTCAACCGGAAATTCTCATTCTTGATGAACCGACAGTAGGAGTAGATGCGAATTCTACAAGTGATTTTTATGAGCTTCTCGGTAAATTGAATAAGGATAATGGGATTACCTTATTGCTTGTTACACACGATATCGGAACGATTACGGACAAAGTGACGCACGTTGCTTGTCTAAACAAAACGCTTCATTTTCATGGAGAAACGAATGAATTTGAACAGTTTAATGAACGTGAATTATCAGGTTTTTATGGCCATCATGTTCATGTATTAAGTCACGATCATGATCATGGAGGCTTTTAG
- a CDS encoding Ppx/GppA family phosphatase, which produces MSRKSYYAVIDMGSNTIRLVIYKLNSFGELQEEQNLKVTARLRSYLEEDLTINSEGLNVILTTLQHFQTVTRSYNLKKVNLIATAAVRQAKNRSTIMRLIVNETDFKVNILSEKEEAYYGYLSVIQSTNLQDGYTIDIGGGSTEITYLEDRQMKYYHSFPFGALTLQEEFIHSEKPTTKEIGKLRNFLNEQFKTIPWINKRGLRVAGIGGSARNLSLMHQKKYHYPLSGIHHYEFPADQIEGMIAQLNTLSLSQRKKVEGLSKERADIIIPAVQAIETFTSFVQAPSFLMCRKGLREGFMYETLITNKVTDRFPNIIERNVESLVSKYNINTVKVDVNKRIAFLLSRELQRAGLLLNSDYDNLLAQAAKLNYLGDHIESESVSQHTFYILSNTALNGVNHKDRIILALLASFKNRSTYQEFSAPYTSWFNGDELDQIEILGAVLKLSYFLNTTNRDVVHQISLTDVNSDRFTLEIYSTKSFLFEKEKCEKHIKHLERALSMNITLKFLLKP; this is translated from the coding sequence TTGTCTCGAAAATCTTATTATGCTGTCATTGATATGGGATCAAACACGATTCGACTTGTTATCTATAAATTAAATTCATTCGGTGAATTACAGGAAGAACAAAATCTCAAAGTTACAGCTCGTTTGCGTTCCTATCTTGAAGAAGACTTAACAATTAATTCAGAAGGTTTAAATGTCATCCTTACGACTTTGCAGCACTTCCAAACAGTCACAAGATCATATAACTTAAAAAAAGTTAATTTAATTGCAACTGCAGCTGTCCGACAGGCGAAAAACCGAAGTACGATTATGCGATTAATAGTGAATGAAACAGATTTCAAAGTTAACATTCTAAGTGAAAAAGAAGAAGCTTACTACGGTTATCTTTCTGTCATTCAGTCCACTAATCTTCAAGATGGCTATACAATTGATATAGGTGGCGGTAGTACGGAAATCACCTATTTGGAAGATCGTCAAATGAAATATTACCATAGTTTTCCTTTTGGAGCTCTTACACTACAGGAAGAATTTATTCATAGTGAAAAACCTACAACAAAAGAAATAGGAAAGCTCCGTAATTTTTTAAACGAGCAGTTTAAAACCATTCCATGGATAAATAAGCGAGGCTTGAGAGTTGCTGGTATTGGTGGGAGCGCACGAAACCTTTCTCTTATGCATCAAAAAAAGTATCACTATCCTCTTTCAGGCATTCATCATTACGAATTTCCTGCTGATCAAATAGAAGGTATGATCGCTCAATTAAATACCTTATCTTTAAGTCAACGAAAAAAAGTAGAAGGACTATCAAAAGAAAGGGCGGATATCATCATTCCAGCCGTACAAGCGATTGAGACATTCACTTCATTTGTACAGGCTCCTTCCTTTTTAATGTGCCGCAAAGGGTTACGTGAAGGCTTTATGTACGAAACTCTCATTACAAACAAGGTAACGGATCGATTTCCAAATATCATCGAGCGTAACGTGGAATCATTAGTTTCGAAATACAATATTAACACTGTAAAAGTTGATGTGAATAAGAGGATAGCTTTTCTTCTCTCAAGAGAATTGCAAAGGGCAGGATTGCTTTTAAATTCAGATTATGACAACCTGCTGGCTCAAGCTGCAAAACTAAATTATCTTGGCGATCACATCGAGAGTGAATCAGTAAGTCAACACACCTTTTATATTTTATCTAATACTGCCTTAAATGGTGTGAATCATAAGGATCGCATTATTCTCGCTCTTTTAGCATCTTTTAAAAATAGATCAACCTATCAGGAATTCTCTGCCCCCTACACATCTTGGTTTAACGGTGATGAGTTAGATCAAATTGAAATACTAGGAGCGGTACTAAAACTTTCCTATTTTTTAAACACAACAAATCGTGATGTTGTACACCAAATCTCGCTCACTGATGTTAATTCTGATCGATTTACATTGGAAATATACAGTACGAAAAGTTTTCTTTTTGAGAAAGAAAAATGCGAAAAGCATATTAAGCATCTCGAAAGAGCACTCTCAATGAATATTACTTTAAAATTCCTTCTTAAGCCATGA
- a CDS encoding RNA degradosome polyphosphate kinase gives MKELDSNPKKLNIASSDYYNNRELSWLGFNERVLEEAVDERNPLLERLKFLSIFSSNLDEFFMVRVAGLKDQIAAGFEKPENKAGLTPKEQLAEIFQINHGLVDHQYETFTHSLLPSLQNENIHMLKCETLTEAERSFVNDHFENLIYPSLTPMAIDAYRPFPVIPNKALNIAIILQKEDDETSENHLAIVRIPPALDRFIEVPSLDSKRCFVLLEDVISQNCYKLFEGYRVISTTQFRITRNADLSIHEEGARDLLEVIEEELKKRKWGAAVRLEIRRDWNDKTATRFLIEKLELHEKDVYIVDGPIDLTFLFGFYKTLSDTHDHLLFETLVPKIPRALQNERSMFSTLLNRDIFLHHPFESFDPIVDFIQQASVDPKVLAIKQTLYRVSEDSPIINALAKASENGKLVTVLVELKARFDEENNIQWAKKLEKSGVNVIYGMTSLKTHSKITLVVRKDRNVIQRFVHLGTGNYNDATAKVYTDMGLLTSNQKLGIDATNFFNYLSGYRTKPDWYYFSISPGEIKESFIELIEKEMEYHRRTGRGRIIAKMNSLTDKDLIMQFYKASQMGVKIDLIVRGICCLRPGIEGVSSHITVRSIVGQFLEHTRIFYFHHSGEENIYLSSADMMTRNMDKRIEILFPILQSNLKQKVKATLDLILKDNEKARVQDSNGIYHYVEKNTNEPPINSQQKLMQNPFSYL, from the coding sequence ATGAAGGAATTAGACAGCAATCCTAAAAAATTGAATATAGCTTCTTCTGATTATTACAACAACCGTGAACTTAGCTGGCTTGGCTTCAATGAAAGAGTACTAGAAGAAGCGGTGGATGAACGAAATCCTCTATTGGAACGGTTGAAATTCCTTTCGATTTTTAGTTCAAATTTGGATGAGTTTTTCATGGTTCGAGTGGCGGGTCTAAAGGACCAGATCGCCGCAGGATTTGAAAAGCCTGAAAACAAAGCAGGTTTAACACCCAAAGAGCAGTTGGCTGAAATATTTCAAATAAATCATGGTCTCGTTGATCATCAATATGAAACATTCACCCATTCTCTTCTTCCCTCCCTGCAAAACGAGAACATTCATATGCTTAAATGTGAGACGTTAACAGAAGCTGAACGATCTTTCGTTAACGATCATTTTGAAAATCTAATTTATCCTAGTTTAACTCCTATGGCGATTGATGCGTACCGCCCATTCCCCGTCATTCCAAATAAAGCGTTAAATATTGCTATTATCTTACAAAAAGAAGACGATGAAACTTCCGAAAATCACCTAGCTATCGTGCGAATTCCACCTGCACTTGATCGTTTTATTGAGGTTCCTTCACTTGATTCAAAACGATGTTTTGTTCTTTTAGAAGATGTTATAAGCCAAAATTGTTACAAGCTTTTTGAAGGTTACCGCGTTATATCTACAACTCAATTTCGTATTACTCGTAACGCAGATTTATCAATTCATGAAGAAGGTGCCCGAGATCTTCTTGAAGTTATTGAAGAGGAATTAAAGAAACGAAAGTGGGGCGCGGCGGTTCGTCTTGAAATTCGAAGAGATTGGAATGACAAAACCGCAACTCGTTTTCTAATTGAAAAACTCGAGCTCCATGAGAAAGATGTTTATATTGTAGACGGTCCGATTGACCTTACATTTTTATTTGGGTTTTACAAAACACTAAGCGATACCCATGATCATTTACTATTTGAAACCCTTGTTCCCAAAATTCCACGAGCACTTCAAAATGAGCGTTCCATGTTTTCAACTTTATTAAATAGGGATATTTTTTTGCATCATCCTTTTGAATCATTTGATCCTATTGTTGATTTCATTCAACAAGCATCCGTTGATCCTAAAGTACTTGCGATAAAACAAACACTTTATAGAGTGAGTGAAGATTCTCCGATCATTAACGCTCTAGCAAAAGCTTCAGAAAACGGTAAGCTTGTCACAGTACTAGTTGAATTAAAGGCACGATTTGATGAAGAAAACAATATTCAGTGGGCTAAGAAACTAGAGAAATCTGGTGTTAACGTCATCTACGGTATGACTTCTTTAAAAACTCATAGTAAAATCACGCTCGTAGTTCGCAAAGATCGTAATGTCATTCAGCGTTTTGTTCACCTTGGTACAGGCAACTATAATGATGCGACTGCAAAAGTTTACACCGATATGGGACTACTAACCTCAAATCAAAAATTGGGTATTGATGCGACAAATTTCTTTAATTATTTAAGTGGGTACCGTACAAAACCAGATTGGTACTACTTCTCTATTTCACCTGGTGAGATTAAAGAATCGTTCATTGAGCTCATTGAAAAGGAAATGGAATATCATCGTAGAACTGGAAGAGGACGCATTATTGCTAAAATGAATTCTCTTACAGATAAAGACCTTATTATGCAATTTTATAAAGCCTCACAAATGGGAGTAAAAATCGACTTAATCGTGAGAGGAATTTGCTGTCTTCGCCCAGGAATAGAAGGTGTGAGTAGTCATATTACCGTGCGGAGCATAGTGGGCCAGTTTCTTGAACACACGCGAATTTTTTACTTCCATCATAGTGGAGAGGAAAACATCTATCTCTCTTCAGCAGATATGATGACTCGAAACATGGATAAACGAATTGAAATCCTATTTCCTATACTCCAATCAAATTTAAAACAAAAAGTAAAAGCAACGTTAGACCTCATTCTAAAGGACAATGAGAAAGCAAGGGTTCAGGATAGTAATGGTATTTATCACTATGTCGAAAAGAATACAAATGAACCCCCCATTAATAGTCAACAAAAATTAATGCAGAATCCATTTTCTTATTTATAA
- a CDS encoding lytic transglycosylase domain-containing protein codes for MITAIVLTLVLAIILVQFHFFNEQVADAKTTVGELDQKSSQNDQIKTQTAITRLEKETGYSLGTQSVSVEEWKQAKAYSEQFYNDSEGKFNKKWGLFLTYQSMKADIDPAIAYELLKVETGNTFDPELIGPETKYGHAYGMAQFMKNTAPWIADMAGIDYTEEKLFDPYFSITLSVTYLDYLYDKYGNWDEALTAYNRGIGGLKTYVANEGTPRSGYSDEIQEMASNHDM; via the coding sequence ATGATCACTGCTATTGTTCTAACACTTGTACTAGCTATCATTCTCGTACAATTCCACTTTTTTAACGAACAAGTTGCCGATGCGAAAACAACGGTTGGGGAGTTGGATCAAAAATCTTCCCAGAACGATCAGATCAAAACACAGACAGCGATAACTAGATTAGAGAAAGAAACAGGTTATTCACTCGGTACGCAATCAGTGAGTGTAGAAGAATGGAAACAAGCCAAAGCATACTCTGAGCAATTTTATAATGACAGTGAAGGGAAGTTTAACAAAAAGTGGGGATTATTTCTAACTTATCAGTCAATGAAAGCAGATATTGACCCTGCGATTGCTTATGAGCTTTTAAAGGTAGAAACAGGTAATACGTTTGATCCAGAGCTTATCGGGCCAGAAACAAAATATGGGCATGCGTATGGCATGGCTCAATTTATGAAGAATACCGCCCCGTGGATTGCCGATATGGCTGGAATTGACTACACGGAAGAAAAATTATTTGACCCTTATTTTTCAATAACCCTGTCTGTCACTTATCTTGATTATCTTTATGACAAATACGGCAATTGGGATGAAGCGCTGACGGCTTATAACCGTGGCATCGGTGGATTAAAAACCTATGTAGCAAATGAAGGAACACCTAGAAGTGGTTATTCAGACGAGATTCAAGAAATGGCTAGTAACCATGATATGTAG